In a single window of the Dreissena polymorpha isolate Duluth1 chromosome 3, UMN_Dpol_1.0, whole genome shotgun sequence genome:
- the LOC127875136 gene encoding 2-amino-1-hydroxyethylphosphonate dioxygenase (glycine-forming)-like: protein MQAKADGAPEETVLAAFLHDIGHLLGVCDNLPEMITDDVNIGTRDNDVIGGDYLRRKGFPAIVCDIVAGHVQAKRYLVLKENGYYEST from the exons ATGCAGGCAAAGGCGGACGGAGCACCGGAAGAG ACGGTGTTAGCCGCGTTCCTTCACGACATCGGGCATCTGCTTGGTGTGTGCGACAATCTACCGGAAATGATCACTGACGACGTCAATATTGGAACACGTGACAATGACGTCATTGGCGGTGACTATCTCCGACGGAAGGGATTTCCAGCGATCGTGTGTGACATTGTAGCCGGGCACGTACAGGCCAAACGATACCTCGTCTTGAAGGAAAACGGTTACTATGAAAGTACGTAA
- the LOC127872384 gene encoding uncharacterized protein LOC127872384, whose amino-acid sequence MWPASTERVKSKAFEEELELVMENVLKGKVESKLHVMFELIYTFGKERFGTAKEKFGQPMFGGNRRLQKISNLRGELRRLKSRYRQAEEEEKQGLAELRDGVRKEIQCLRRAEILQEANKYIKDMYSDSDRHKELGECDKLLTPDEPEHDFDCAESRLQEVKDIEEGQSVFSTRTQWSTKLIKVVRRKGELCREWLKAEGCSIPKEEDSSTLAERGGEGTPRCPFKKNDMTSYLLQNKYIKTAVQKGGLPGVSGKVVRRGKVDAARHWQTYREGQFKPQKSRSMVLRKGKIQESARYRIKDKLIPTVKEQPVKCLGNWFRDSLNDQQSISDTVMQMEKLLKDLDKCYLPAKFKAWIYQHGILPRLLWPLLVYSVPSSTVAAMERTINSFLRRWMGLPKSFTSLGLYCTGSKLQIPLRSLTEEYKVTKARKVIMLRCK is encoded by the exons ATGTGGCCCGCAAGTACAGAGAGAGTGAAGTCGAAGGCGTTTGAAGAGGAGCTGGAACTGGTGATGGAGAACGTCTTGAAAGGCAAAGTAGAGAGCAAGCTGCATGTCATGTTTGAGCTGATCTACACATTTGGAAAAGAACGATTCGGAACTGCTAAAGAGAAATTCGGACAACCCATGTTTGGCGGGAATAGAAGACTGCAGAAGATTTCAAACCTAAGGGGAGAACTCAGACGCTTGAAAAGCAGATACAGGCAAGCAGAGGAGGAGGAGAAACAAGGTCTGGCTGAACTGAGAGACGGTGTACGAAAGGAGATCCAGTGTTTGCGGAGAGCAGAGATTCTGC AGGAGGCAAACAAGTACATCAAAGATATGTACAGTGACAGTGACCGTCACAAGGAACTGGGCGAGTGCGACAAGTTGCTCACACCAGATGAGCCTGAACACGACTTTGATTGCGCAGAATCTAGGTTGCAAGAAGTCAAGGACATTGAAGAAGGCCAGAGCGTCTTCAGCACCAGGACTCAATGGAGTACC AAGCTTATAAAGGTTGTTCGGAGGAAAGGAGAGCTTTGCAGAGAATGGTTGAAGGCAGAGGGCTGTTCTATTCCTAAAGAAGAGGATTCATCAACCCTTGCTGAACGTGGAGGGGAAGGTACTCCTCGCTGTCCTTTCAAAAAGAATGACATGACCTCTTATTTGCTTCAGAACAAGTACATCAAAACAGCTGTGCAGAAAGGAGGATTACCCGGCGTATCTGG CAAAGTCGTACGTCGAGGGAAGGTGGATGCTGCAAGACATTGGCAAACTTATCGAGAGGGCCAGTTCAAACCCCAGAAATCAAGGAGCATGGTTCTGAGGAAGGGAAAGATTCAAGAGAGTGCAAGATATAGAATCAAAGATAAGCTCATCCCGACTGTTAAGGAGCAACCAGTGAAGTGCCTCGGGAATTGGTTTCGAGACTCGCTCAATGATCAACAGAGTATCAGCGACACGGTAATGCAAATGGAGAAATTGTTGAAAGATTTGGACAAGTGTTATCTGCCAGCAAAATTCAAGGCCTGGATTTACCAACATGGCATCCTACCACGCCTATTGTGGCCGCTGCTGGTGTACAGTGTACCGTCATCAACAGTGGCAGCAATGGAGAGGACAATAAATTCATTCCTCAGGAGGTGGATGGGATTGCCAAAGAGTTTCACCAGCCTCGGTTTGTACTGCACAGGCAGCAAGCTGCAGATACCTCTCAGATCACTGACGGAGGAATACAAGGTCACAAAGGCTCGGAAAGTCATCATGCTACGATGCAAGTAG